The following are encoded together in the Amyelois transitella isolate CPQ chromosome 6, ilAmyTran1.1, whole genome shotgun sequence genome:
- the LOC106131253 gene encoding tetraspanin-33: protein MRFNKMGSAKVLYGCFNTIFFACGFFEVVCGFLLLCDTQRVLLSRLLASPEAGLDQPPFYFLALALLAAGLLMCATAALGCWATYLPGYFILTFYFLVVLSLLMCECAGGVLASIWPRCLGLQNAHGGAVGALQTYYALPDYEYFTAAVDLAQTELECCGMTSSRNYDMSAWQLRRLGPRGLSVPLSCCVQSHRSYLNPVPRNTTRCQEVTADPKFRHVPGCLDRLDEWYQQQYLIFMLGLFVTAVFKLGILLSTVFSCIRLKRRRQEIRSFVMKSIDNNTNENIYESKMAMHDEPITAKYIQPNNFYSPRVRNPRIFHSKPNEMV from the exons ATGAGGTTTAATAAAATGGGAAGTGCTAAAGTTTTATATGGATGTTTCAATACTATTTTcttt GCTTGCGGTTTCTTTGAAGTGGTGTGCGGTTTCCTACTGCTGTGCGACACCCAGCGGGTGCTCCTGTCGCGATTGCTGGCGTCTCCCGAGGCGGGGCTGGACCAGCCGCCGTTCTACTTCCTAGCCCTGGCCTTGCTCGCCGCCGGGCTGCTCATGTGCGCGACCGCCGCTCTCGGCTGCTGGGCTACGTATCTGCCAGGATATTTTATCTTGACTTTT TATTTCCTGGTCGTGCTATCCCTTCTGATGTGCGAATGTGCGGGCGGCGTGCTGGCGTCGATATGGCCGCGCTGTCTCGGGCTTCAGAACGCGCACGGTGGCGCAGTTGGAGCCCTACAGACCTACTACGCTTTGCCAGACTACGAATACTTTACTGCCGCGGTAGATCTTGCACAGACTGAG TTGGAATGTTGCGGTATGACGAGCAGCCGGAACTACGACATGTCGGCTTGGCAGCTGCGACGCCTGGGCCCGCGCGGGTTGTCCGTGCCGCTGAGCTGCTGCGTGCAGTCCCACCGGTCTTACCTCAACCCAGTGCCGCGGAATACCACGCGCTGCCAGGAGGTCACGGCCGATCCGAAGTTCCGACATGTGCCA GGCTGCCTTGATAGACTAGATGAATGGTATCAGCAGCAATATTTGATCTTCATGCTGGGCTTATTCGTTACGGCTGTAtttaaacttggcattctctTAAGTACCGTCTTCTCCTGCATCCGCCTTAAGCGACGAAGACAAGAGATCCGCTCTTTTGTTATGAAATCCATCGACAATAATACTAATGAGAACATCTATGAAAGCAAGATGGCAATGCACGATGAACCAATAACGGCTAAGTACATACAACCTAACAACTTCTACAGCCCGCGAGTGCGAAACCCCCGAATTTTCCATAGTAAGCCCAACGAAATGGTATGA
- the LOC106131252 gene encoding elongator complex protein 4, protein MSFHKNNVSESGLPGTKLKNNLPFTSSGIPSLDHVTGGGLPASSIFAIEEDVLGNYSRVLTKYFLAEGIVCKHDLFIASADEDPAIIVNELPQPTTEPLEDDDVSSVGEGIDKMKIAWRYEGLSRVESSFGSNTNFGHHFDLSKHIDSKTVNRRNITYCDPNINQSTVKGFKNSLYSTLLTTIQKVLSKKEYKSSKKNNKNFLRISIQSIGSPIWMALDCDETSERNHYGKDLIKFMYCLRVMLRDTNAVAFISIPSHLFDDDHVMKRLLYSIDNAVRIESFTGSSKETNPVYKDYHGLFHITKLSTPFSLVPFVPPSLDLAFKLKRKKFLIEKLHLPPELQETSEREQDDITAIPPTCGGFKKKDIDF, encoded by the exons ATgagttttcataaaaataatgtctctGAGAGTGGCCTACCAGGTACAAAACTGAAGAATAACTTACCTTTTACATCATCAGGAATACCATCCTTGGACCACGTTACag GTGGTGGTTTACCAGCTTCGAGTATTTTTGCCATAG aggAAGATGTGCTGGGGAACTACAGCAGAGTGCTCACAAAGTATTTTCTGGCTGAAGGCATTGTTTGTAAACATGACTTGTTTATAGCATCTGCTGACGAGGACCCAGCAATAATC gTAAATGAATTGCCGCAACCCACTACAGAACCTTTAGAAGATGATGATGTTTCTTCTGTTGGTGAAGGTATTGATAAAATGAAGATAGCCTGGAGATATGAAGGATTGAGTCGGGTTGAGTCTTCTTTTGGCAGTAACACTAATTTTGGTCATCATTTCGACTTGAGCAAACACATTGACAGTAAAACTGTAAATAGGCGAAATATAACTTATTGTGATCCAAATATAAATCAGTCAACAGTAAaag gTTTTAAAAACAGCCTTTACAGCACACTGTTAACAACTATACAAAAGGTTTTATCAAAGAAAGAATATAAAAGTagcaagaaaaataacaaaaattttctaAGGATAAGCATCCAAAGTATAGGATCCCCTATCTGGATGGCCTTAGACTGTGATGAAACTTCTGAGAGGAATCATTATGGTAAAGACTTGATAAAGTTCATGTACTGTCTCCGAGTGATGCTAAGAGACACAAATGCAGTTGCATTTATCAGTATACCGTCCCATCTGTTTGAT GATGACCATGTTATGAAGCGGCTCCTTTATTCAATAGACAATGCAGTGAGAATAGAGTCATTTACAGGATCAAGTAAAGAAACAAATCCAGTTTATAAAGACTATCATGGTCTATTTCATATAACAAAATTGTCAACACCATTCTCACTAGTTCCTTTTGTTCCTCCAAGTTTGGATTTGGCTTTTAAACTCAAGAGAAAGAAGTTCTTGATAGAAAAATTGCACTTACCTCCAG AACTTCAAGAGACCAGTGAGAGAGAACAAGATGACATAACCGCTATTCCTCCTACCTGTGGTGGATTTAAGAAGAAagatattgatttttaa
- the LOC106131125 gene encoding eukaryotic translation initiation factor 3 subunit M — protein MQGPAVFMDISLEDQAQELRKYFKSLGAEISEEKSPKGIEDDLHKIVGVCDICFKEPSETEIEAILNSIVSIMVSIPLERGENLILAFSQRLTKAPGPKLGLVALQSLWRLYNNLEPNSPLRYHVYYHVIELAARVGSVREVFSGVDQLRKEFATCPPSNEQMQKLYRLLHQVLKDHNSELAAKVMIELLGTYTDENASYAREDAIKCIVTALADPNTFLLDPLLALKPVRFLEGELIHDLLNIFVSEKLSSYLTFYNSHKEFVHSQGLNHEQNIKKMRILSFMQMAEANPEITFDEMISELQIEEKDVEAFIIEVLKTRLVRARMDQAQRSVRVSSTMHRTFARAQWRALRGVLLAWRANVSAAHDAMKSVAAAQIEYATQQQKA, from the exons ATGCAAGGTCCTGCAGTTTTTATGGATATATCACTTGAGGATCAA GCTCAAgaactaagaaaatatttcaaaagccTTGGTGCTGAAATATCAGAAGAGAAATCACCGAAAGGCATTGAAGATGATTTGCACAAGATAGTCGGCGTCTGCGATATTTGCTTCAAAGAACCAAGTGAAACTGAAATTGAAGCCATATTAAACAGCATTGTTTCTATTATGGTATCG atACCCTTAGAGAGAGGAGAAAATCTGATTTTGGCTTTTAGTCAAAGACTCACTAAAGCACCTGGACCTAAATTAGGTTTAGTTGCACTGCAATc GCTATGGCGATTGTACAACAACTTAGAGCCAAATTCACCTTTGAGATATCATGTGTATTATCATGTGATAGAGCTTGCTGCTCGCGTGGGGTCGGTACGAGAGGTGTTCTCGGGTGTGGACCAGTTGAGGAAAGAGTTTGCTACCTGCCCACCTTCTAATGAACAAATGCAAAAGCTTTACAGATTACTACATCAAGTATTAAAAGATCACAACAG TGAACTAGCAGCCAAAGTGATGATAGAGTTGCTTGGTACCTACACAGATGAGAACGCCTCGTATGCAAGAGAGGATGCTATCAAGTGCATAGTGACGGCCCTGGCGGATCCCAATACTTTCCTGCTGGACCCTCTGCTGGCCCTTAAACCCGTTAGGTTCTTGGAAGGAGAACTCATCCATGACCTCCTCAACATCTTTGTATCAGAGAAATTATCCAGTTATCTAACCTTTTATAACAGCCACAAGGAATTTGTACATTCTCAAG GGCTCAATCATGAACAGAACATCAAAAAGATGAGAATACTATCATTCATGCAAATGGCTGAGGCAAATCCTGAAATCACTTTTGATGAAATGATTTCCGAACTTCAAATTGAAGAAAAAGATGTTGAAGCATTCATTATTGAAG TTCTGAAGACGCGGCTGGTGCGCGCGCGCATGGACCAGGCGCAGCGCAGCGTGCGCGTGTCCAGCACCATGCACCGCACGTTCGCGCGCGCGCAGTGGCGGGCGCTGCGCGGCGTGCTGCTGGCGTGGCGCGCCAACGTGTCCGCCGCGCACGACGCCATGAAGTCCGTGGCGGCCGCGCAGATCGAGTACGCCACGCAGCAGCAGAAGGCTTAG
- the LOC106131049 gene encoding SUN domain-containing protein 2: MRRSTPSRLCVRDPFEQNGFIRNLFCSFVCVTLTLILGLQMYAYVWGPAQVALDGDLSDISHVVLQLTHGLTEVNRKHERLQNEMQRISSSLPAMAAAADRARDALEPAMRRSSGALGTVDYDRQMTDYALESAGAKILDTGNTVEHVINESPVTWVLHLLTSMMCSECLGARAIIRPESLPGECWAFKGSRGEVTIRLLGTVRVTGVSMEHIPRQIAPTREISSAPRLFQLEGLEYKRDPYPHDLGTFEYDREGKPIQYFEVKNANVKGFNVIRLRVHSNWGHPVYTCVYRVRIHGELAARSTANDDSDSRVENE; the protein is encoded by the exons ATGCGTCgctccactccatctcgccTCTGTGTACGCGATCCTTTTGAACAAAATGGGTTTATCCGAAACCTTTTTTGCTCCTTCGTGTGTGTGACCCTGACCTTGATCCTAGGGCTCCAAATGTATGCGTATGTCTGGGGACCTGCCCAAGTCGCGCTGGATGGAGATTTGTCAGATATAAGTCACGTAGTTTTGCAACTTACGCATGGACTAACAGAG GTGAATCGCAAGCACGAGCGATTACAGAACGAGATGCAGCGCATATCGTCGTCGCTGCCGGCCATGGCGGCGGCTGCGGACCGCGCGCGGGACGCGCTCGAGCCCGCTATGCGGCGAAGCAGCGGCGCTCTTGGTACCGTCGATTATGACAGGcag ATGACTGACTATGCACTGGAGTCGGCTGGCGCCAAGATTCTCGACACCGGCAACACAGTCGAACACGTCATAAACGAGTCCCCGGTAACCTGGGTGCTTCATCTGCTGACCTCCATGATGTGCAGCGAATGCCTAGGCGCCAGGGCTATTATTAGGCCAGAGTCCTTGCCCGGAGAGTGCTGGGCTTTCAAGGGCTCTAGAGGAGAGGTAACCATACGCTTGTTGGGCACTGTTCGCGTGACTGGCGTCAGTATGGAACATATACCACGCCAGATAGCGCCAACGAG GGAAATATCTTCAGCTCCACGGTTATTCCAACTCGAGGGTCTAGAATACAAAAGGGACCCGTATCCTCATGACTTAGGCACGTTCGAGTACGACCGAGAGGGCAAGCCAATCCAGTACTTCGAAGTGAAGAACGCCAACGTCAAGGGGTTCAACGTGATCAGGTTGCGTGTGCACTCCAATTGGGGACACCCTGTGTACACCTGTGTGTATAGGGTGCGTATACACGGCGAACTTGCAGCGCGCTCTACGGCCAATGATGACTCTGATTCACGTGTTGAAAACGAGTGA